From the Pomacea canaliculata isolate SZHN2017 linkage group LG4, ASM307304v1, whole genome shotgun sequence genome, one window contains:
- the LOC112562595 gene encoding ATP-dependent 6-phosphofructokinase-like isoform X2 — MAEVASPARRYSRKDSVLATPGKEGQLVDFGAWAGNSIAVFTSGGDSQGMNAAVRAVVRMGFYLGCKVYLVKEGYQGMVDGTENIVEATWSSVSGILQLGGTVIGSARCKEFRERQGRLKAAENLLKFNITNLVVIGGDGSLTGADLFRQEWSSLLQELVQNGTVTQEQAIQCQHLNIVGMVGSIDNDFCGTDMTIGTDSALHRIIECVDAISTTASSHQRAFVLEVMGRHCGYLALVAALASEADWVFIPEWPPEGDWRTTLCNKLATERNLGQRLNIVLVAEGAMDREGNAISADDVKNVLVERLHYDTRVTVLGHVQRGGSPSAFDRVLGSRMGAEAVLALMDAGPDTPACVVSLEGNQTVRVPLMECVARTKAVQAAMDERNFEEAVRLRGKSFQNNLNTYRLLSKLRPPSSLCTQQGSATSTSLGPEMNITVTVQISKGDAVSEKLTHRNLAVMNVGAPACGMNAAVRSFVRLGLTQGFRILAIEESFDGLVAGRVKPFTWQQVQGWAACGGSLLGTKKQLAHEVGLGNIAEKLREFKIDGLLIVGGFEAFHSAYELGQNRAQYPAFCIPICVIPCTISNNVPGTDFSLGADTALNEISDICDRIKQSATGTKRRVFVVETMGGFCGYLATLSALAAGADAAYIYEEKTTISDLRDDVYHLKDKILNAGVQRGLVLRANTPQERVRYENENANPNYTTSFIHQLFAEEGKGVFSVRMNVLGHMQQGGVPSPFDRNYGTKMSAKCVDWFKEHINKNTTQSGRVEARRPDSVVLLGMQKRFLYFSPIEELAINVDFNKRLPLEQWWLKLRPLLRILAKHKELIAHEEGNVCPCQL, encoded by the exons ATGGCTGAGGTCGCATCCCCGGCTAGAAGGTACAGCAGAAAAGACAGTGTCTTGGCAACTCCCGGAAAAGAAGGTCAGCTGGTTGATTTTGGAGCATGGGCTGGCAATTCTATAGCAGTCTTCACAAGCGGAGGAGACTCTCAAG GCATGAATGCAGCTGTAAGGGCAGTAGTACGGATGGGGTTTTATCTGGGCTGCAAAGTATATCTCGTGAAGGAG GGCTACCAAGGCATGGTTGATGGGactgaaaatattgttgaaGCCACCTGGTCAAGTGTTTCTGGAATTTTGCAGCTA GGAGGGACAGTTATAGGCAGTGCACGTTGTAAAGAATTCCGAGAACGTCAAGGTCGACTAAAAGCAGCAGAAAATTTACTGAAGTTCAATATCACAAACTTGGTGGTGATTGGTGGAGATGGCAGCCTCACTGGTGCAGACTTGTTTCGCCAGGAGTGGTCCAGTCTTCTGCAGGAGCTTGTCCAGAATG GTACTGTGACTCAGGAGCAGGCCATTCAGTGTCAGCATCTTAACATTGTTGGCATGGTGGGTTCAATTGACAATGACTTCTGTGGCACTGATATGACCATTGGAACCGACAGTGCTTTGCATCGTATTATTGAATGTGTGGATGCCATATCTACCACGGCATCTAG TCACCAAAGAGCATTTGTTCTTGAAGTGATGGGAAGGCATTGTGGTTACTTGGCACTGGTTGCTGCCCTTGCCAGTGAGGCAGACTGGGTTTTCATTCCAGAATGGCCACCGGAAGGCGACTGGCGCACCACCCTTTGCAACAAGCTGGCTACT GAGCGTAATCTTGGTCAGAGACTGAACATTGTTCTGGTGGCAGAGGGTGCAATGGATCGAGAAGGCAATGCTATTTCAGCTGATGATGTGAAAAAT GTGCTGGTTGAGAGGCTGCATTATGACACACGTGTCACTGTCCTGGGTCATGTACAGAGAGGTGGCAGTCCATCCGCCTTTGACAGAGTTTTG GGGTCGAGGATGGGTGCTGAAGCAGTGTTAGCACTGATGGATGCAGGACCCGACACACCAGCTTGTGTAGTCTCACTGGAGGGTAACCAGACTGTGCGTGTTCCCCTGATGGAGTGTGTTGCCAGG ACCAAAGCTGTCCAAGCAGCTATGGATGAGCGTAATTTTGAGGAGGCAGTGCGTCTGAGAGGAAA GAGTTTCCAGAACAATTTGAATACATACCGTCTATTGAGCAAGTTGCGCCCTCCCTCCAGTCTTTGCACCCAGCAG GGGTCTGCTACATCAACTTCTTTAGGTCCAGAGATGAATATAACAGTCACTGTGCAGATTTCAAAGGGTGATGCAGTTAGTGAAAAGTtg ACCCACCGAAACCTGGCTGTGATGAATGTGGGGGCACCAGCCTGTGGAATGAATGCTGCAGTACGATCCTTTGTTCGTCTCGGTCTGACACAGGGCTTCCGCATCCTGGCCATTGAGGAaagctttgatggactggttgCTGGACGT gTAAAACCATTTACTTGGCAGCAGGTCCAAGGTTGGGCTGCCTGTGGTGGATCACTCTTGGGCACAAAAAA GCAGCTTGCTCATGAGGTTGGTCTCGGTAATATTGCCGAGAAGCTTCGCGAGTTTAAGATTGATGGTCTACTGATTGTCGGTGGCTTTGAG GCTTTCCACAGTGCTTATGAGCTTGGCCAGAACCGTGCACAGTATCCTGCCTTCTGCATTCCTATATGTGTGATACCATGCACCATCAGCAACAATGTCCCAGGAACCGACTTCTCTCTTGGTGCTGATACAGCTTTAAATGAAATTAGTGAT ATATGTGACCGAATCAAGCAGTCAGCAACAGGCACCAAGCGTCGTGTGTTTGTTGTGGAAACCATGGGTGGATTCTGTGGTTACCTGGCTACTCTCAGTGCCTTGGCAGCTGGTGCTGATGCTGCATACATTTATGAGGAGAAGACAACCATCTCAGACTTGAGG gATGACGTATACCATCTGAAAGATAAGATCCTGAATGCTGGTGTACAACGTGGTCTAGTGCTGAG GGCAAACACACCTCAAGAGAGGGTTCGTTATGA GAATGAAAACGCCAATCCCAACTACACTACCAGCTTCATCCACCAACTTTTTGCCGAGGAGGGAAAGGGAGTGTTTTCTGTGCGAATGAATGTTCTTGGGCACATGCAGCAGGGAGGAGTACCATCCCCTTTTGACCGCAACTATGGCACGAAAATGTCAGCTAAGTGTGTGGACTGGTTCAAGGaacatatcaacaaaaataCTACACAGTCTG GTCGTGTGGAAGCCAGGCGTCCGGACTCCGTTGTTCTGCTGGGAATGCAGAAACGTTTCCTTTATTTCAGTCCCATCGAAGAGCTTGCCATCAATGTTGATTTT
- the LOC112562595 gene encoding ATP-dependent 6-phosphofructokinase-like isoform X1, translating to MAEVASPARRYSRKDSVLATPGKEGQLVDFGAWAGNSIAVFTSGGDSQGMNAAVRAVVRMGFYLGCKVYLVKEGYQGMVDGTENIVEATWSSVSGILQLGGTVIGSARCKEFRERQGRLKAAENLLKFNITNLVVIGGDGSLTGADLFRQEWSSLLQELVQNGTVTQEQAIQCQHLNIVGMVGSIDNDFCGTDMTIGTDSALHRIIECVDAISTTASSHQRAFVLEVMGRHCGYLALVAALASEADWVFIPEWPPEGDWRTTLCNKLATERNLGQRLNIVLVAEGAMDREGNAISADDVKNVLVERLHYDTRVTVLGHVQRGGSPSAFDRVLGSRMGAEAVLALMDAGPDTPACVVSLEGNQTVRVPLMECVARTKAVQAAMDERNFEEAVRLRGKSFQNNLNTYRLLSKLRPPSSLCTQQGSATSTSLGPEMNITVTVQISKGDAVSEKLTHRNLAVMNVGAPACGMNAAVRSFVRLGLTQGFRILAIEESFDGLVAGRVKPFTWQQVQGWAACGGSLLGTKKQLAHEVGLGNIAEKLREFKIDGLLIVGGFEAFHSAYELGQNRAQYPAFCIPICVIPCTISNNVPGTDFSLGADTALNEISDICDRIKQSATGTKRRVFVVETMGGFCGYLATLSALAAGADAAYIYEEKTTISDLRDDVYHLKDKILNAGVQRGLVLRANTPQERVRYENENANPNYTTSFIHQLFAEEGKGVFSVRMNVLGHMQQGGVPSPFDRNYGTKMSAKCVDWFKEHINKNTTQSGRVEARRPDSVVLLGMQKRFLYFSPIEELAINVDFNKRLPLEQWWLKLRPLLRILAKHKVGAYQAEAELADLDEMTTSDNY from the exons ATGGCTGAGGTCGCATCCCCGGCTAGAAGGTACAGCAGAAAAGACAGTGTCTTGGCAACTCCCGGAAAAGAAGGTCAGCTGGTTGATTTTGGAGCATGGGCTGGCAATTCTATAGCAGTCTTCACAAGCGGAGGAGACTCTCAAG GCATGAATGCAGCTGTAAGGGCAGTAGTACGGATGGGGTTTTATCTGGGCTGCAAAGTATATCTCGTGAAGGAG GGCTACCAAGGCATGGTTGATGGGactgaaaatattgttgaaGCCACCTGGTCAAGTGTTTCTGGAATTTTGCAGCTA GGAGGGACAGTTATAGGCAGTGCACGTTGTAAAGAATTCCGAGAACGTCAAGGTCGACTAAAAGCAGCAGAAAATTTACTGAAGTTCAATATCACAAACTTGGTGGTGATTGGTGGAGATGGCAGCCTCACTGGTGCAGACTTGTTTCGCCAGGAGTGGTCCAGTCTTCTGCAGGAGCTTGTCCAGAATG GTACTGTGACTCAGGAGCAGGCCATTCAGTGTCAGCATCTTAACATTGTTGGCATGGTGGGTTCAATTGACAATGACTTCTGTGGCACTGATATGACCATTGGAACCGACAGTGCTTTGCATCGTATTATTGAATGTGTGGATGCCATATCTACCACGGCATCTAG TCACCAAAGAGCATTTGTTCTTGAAGTGATGGGAAGGCATTGTGGTTACTTGGCACTGGTTGCTGCCCTTGCCAGTGAGGCAGACTGGGTTTTCATTCCAGAATGGCCACCGGAAGGCGACTGGCGCACCACCCTTTGCAACAAGCTGGCTACT GAGCGTAATCTTGGTCAGAGACTGAACATTGTTCTGGTGGCAGAGGGTGCAATGGATCGAGAAGGCAATGCTATTTCAGCTGATGATGTGAAAAAT GTGCTGGTTGAGAGGCTGCATTATGACACACGTGTCACTGTCCTGGGTCATGTACAGAGAGGTGGCAGTCCATCCGCCTTTGACAGAGTTTTG GGGTCGAGGATGGGTGCTGAAGCAGTGTTAGCACTGATGGATGCAGGACCCGACACACCAGCTTGTGTAGTCTCACTGGAGGGTAACCAGACTGTGCGTGTTCCCCTGATGGAGTGTGTTGCCAGG ACCAAAGCTGTCCAAGCAGCTATGGATGAGCGTAATTTTGAGGAGGCAGTGCGTCTGAGAGGAAA GAGTTTCCAGAACAATTTGAATACATACCGTCTATTGAGCAAGTTGCGCCCTCCCTCCAGTCTTTGCACCCAGCAG GGGTCTGCTACATCAACTTCTTTAGGTCCAGAGATGAATATAACAGTCACTGTGCAGATTTCAAAGGGTGATGCAGTTAGTGAAAAGTtg ACCCACCGAAACCTGGCTGTGATGAATGTGGGGGCACCAGCCTGTGGAATGAATGCTGCAGTACGATCCTTTGTTCGTCTCGGTCTGACACAGGGCTTCCGCATCCTGGCCATTGAGGAaagctttgatggactggttgCTGGACGT gTAAAACCATTTACTTGGCAGCAGGTCCAAGGTTGGGCTGCCTGTGGTGGATCACTCTTGGGCACAAAAAA GCAGCTTGCTCATGAGGTTGGTCTCGGTAATATTGCCGAGAAGCTTCGCGAGTTTAAGATTGATGGTCTACTGATTGTCGGTGGCTTTGAG GCTTTCCACAGTGCTTATGAGCTTGGCCAGAACCGTGCACAGTATCCTGCCTTCTGCATTCCTATATGTGTGATACCATGCACCATCAGCAACAATGTCCCAGGAACCGACTTCTCTCTTGGTGCTGATACAGCTTTAAATGAAATTAGTGAT ATATGTGACCGAATCAAGCAGTCAGCAACAGGCACCAAGCGTCGTGTGTTTGTTGTGGAAACCATGGGTGGATTCTGTGGTTACCTGGCTACTCTCAGTGCCTTGGCAGCTGGTGCTGATGCTGCATACATTTATGAGGAGAAGACAACCATCTCAGACTTGAGG gATGACGTATACCATCTGAAAGATAAGATCCTGAATGCTGGTGTACAACGTGGTCTAGTGCTGAG GGCAAACACACCTCAAGAGAGGGTTCGTTATGA GAATGAAAACGCCAATCCCAACTACACTACCAGCTTCATCCACCAACTTTTTGCCGAGGAGGGAAAGGGAGTGTTTTCTGTGCGAATGAATGTTCTTGGGCACATGCAGCAGGGAGGAGTACCATCCCCTTTTGACCGCAACTATGGCACGAAAATGTCAGCTAAGTGTGTGGACTGGTTCAAGGaacatatcaacaaaaataCTACACAGTCTG GTCGTGTGGAAGCCAGGCGTCCGGACTCCGTTGTTCTGCTGGGAATGCAGAAACGTTTCCTTTATTTCAGTCCCATCGAAGAGCTTGCCATCAATGTTGATTTT
- the LOC112562595 gene encoding ATP-dependent 6-phosphofructokinase-like isoform X8 — MAEVASPARRYSRKDSVLATPGKEGQLVDFGAWAGNSIAVFTSGGDSQGMNAAVRAVVRMGFYLGCKVYLVKEGYQGMVDGTENIVEATWSSVSGILQLGGTVIGSARCKEFRERQGRLKAAENLLKFNITNLVVIGGDGSLTGADLFRQEWSSLLQELVQNGTVTQEQAIQCQHLNIVGMVGSIDNDFCGTDMTIGTDSALHRIIECVDAISTTASSHQRAFVLEVMGRHCGYLALVAALASEADWVFIPEWPPEGDWRTTLCNKLATERNLGQRLNIVLVAEGAMDREGNAISADDVKNVLVERLHYDTRVTVLGHVQRGGSPSAFDRVLGSRMGAEAVLALMDAGPDTPACVVSLEGNQTVRVPLMECVARTKAVQAAMDERNFEEAVRLRGKSFQNNLNTYRLLSKLRPPSSLCTQQTHRNLAVMNVGAPACGMNAAVRSFVRLGLTQGFRILAIEESFDGLVAGRVKPFTWQQVQGWAACGGSLLGTKKQLAHEVGLGNIAEKLREFKIDGLLIVGGFEAFHSAYELGQNRAQYPAFCIPICVIPCTISNNVPGTDFSLGADTALNEISDICDRIKQSATGTKRRVFVVETMGGFCGYLATLSALAAGADAAYIYEEKTTISDLRDDVYHLKDKILNAGVQRGLVLRANTPQERVRYENENANPNYTTSFIHQLFAEEGKGVFSVRMNVLGHMQQGGVPSPFDRNYGTKMSAKCVDWFKEHINKNTTQSGRVEARRPDSVVLLGMQKRFLYFSPIEELAINVDFNKRLPLEQWWLKLRPLLRILAKHKVGAYQAEAELADLDEMTTSDNY, encoded by the exons ATGGCTGAGGTCGCATCCCCGGCTAGAAGGTACAGCAGAAAAGACAGTGTCTTGGCAACTCCCGGAAAAGAAGGTCAGCTGGTTGATTTTGGAGCATGGGCTGGCAATTCTATAGCAGTCTTCACAAGCGGAGGAGACTCTCAAG GCATGAATGCAGCTGTAAGGGCAGTAGTACGGATGGGGTTTTATCTGGGCTGCAAAGTATATCTCGTGAAGGAG GGCTACCAAGGCATGGTTGATGGGactgaaaatattgttgaaGCCACCTGGTCAAGTGTTTCTGGAATTTTGCAGCTA GGAGGGACAGTTATAGGCAGTGCACGTTGTAAAGAATTCCGAGAACGTCAAGGTCGACTAAAAGCAGCAGAAAATTTACTGAAGTTCAATATCACAAACTTGGTGGTGATTGGTGGAGATGGCAGCCTCACTGGTGCAGACTTGTTTCGCCAGGAGTGGTCCAGTCTTCTGCAGGAGCTTGTCCAGAATG GTACTGTGACTCAGGAGCAGGCCATTCAGTGTCAGCATCTTAACATTGTTGGCATGGTGGGTTCAATTGACAATGACTTCTGTGGCACTGATATGACCATTGGAACCGACAGTGCTTTGCATCGTATTATTGAATGTGTGGATGCCATATCTACCACGGCATCTAG TCACCAAAGAGCATTTGTTCTTGAAGTGATGGGAAGGCATTGTGGTTACTTGGCACTGGTTGCTGCCCTTGCCAGTGAGGCAGACTGGGTTTTCATTCCAGAATGGCCACCGGAAGGCGACTGGCGCACCACCCTTTGCAACAAGCTGGCTACT GAGCGTAATCTTGGTCAGAGACTGAACATTGTTCTGGTGGCAGAGGGTGCAATGGATCGAGAAGGCAATGCTATTTCAGCTGATGATGTGAAAAAT GTGCTGGTTGAGAGGCTGCATTATGACACACGTGTCACTGTCCTGGGTCATGTACAGAGAGGTGGCAGTCCATCCGCCTTTGACAGAGTTTTG GGGTCGAGGATGGGTGCTGAAGCAGTGTTAGCACTGATGGATGCAGGACCCGACACACCAGCTTGTGTAGTCTCACTGGAGGGTAACCAGACTGTGCGTGTTCCCCTGATGGAGTGTGTTGCCAGG ACCAAAGCTGTCCAAGCAGCTATGGATGAGCGTAATTTTGAGGAGGCAGTGCGTCTGAGAGGAAA GAGTTTCCAGAACAATTTGAATACATACCGTCTATTGAGCAAGTTGCGCCCTCCCTCCAGTCTTTGCACCCAGCAG ACCCACCGAAACCTGGCTGTGATGAATGTGGGGGCACCAGCCTGTGGAATGAATGCTGCAGTACGATCCTTTGTTCGTCTCGGTCTGACACAGGGCTTCCGCATCCTGGCCATTGAGGAaagctttgatggactggttgCTGGACGT gTAAAACCATTTACTTGGCAGCAGGTCCAAGGTTGGGCTGCCTGTGGTGGATCACTCTTGGGCACAAAAAA GCAGCTTGCTCATGAGGTTGGTCTCGGTAATATTGCCGAGAAGCTTCGCGAGTTTAAGATTGATGGTCTACTGATTGTCGGTGGCTTTGAG GCTTTCCACAGTGCTTATGAGCTTGGCCAGAACCGTGCACAGTATCCTGCCTTCTGCATTCCTATATGTGTGATACCATGCACCATCAGCAACAATGTCCCAGGAACCGACTTCTCTCTTGGTGCTGATACAGCTTTAAATGAAATTAGTGAT ATATGTGACCGAATCAAGCAGTCAGCAACAGGCACCAAGCGTCGTGTGTTTGTTGTGGAAACCATGGGTGGATTCTGTGGTTACCTGGCTACTCTCAGTGCCTTGGCAGCTGGTGCTGATGCTGCATACATTTATGAGGAGAAGACAACCATCTCAGACTTGAGG gATGACGTATACCATCTGAAAGATAAGATCCTGAATGCTGGTGTACAACGTGGTCTAGTGCTGAG GGCAAACACACCTCAAGAGAGGGTTCGTTATGA GAATGAAAACGCCAATCCCAACTACACTACCAGCTTCATCCACCAACTTTTTGCCGAGGAGGGAAAGGGAGTGTTTTCTGTGCGAATGAATGTTCTTGGGCACATGCAGCAGGGAGGAGTACCATCCCCTTTTGACCGCAACTATGGCACGAAAATGTCAGCTAAGTGTGTGGACTGGTTCAAGGaacatatcaacaaaaataCTACACAGTCTG GTCGTGTGGAAGCCAGGCGTCCGGACTCCGTTGTTCTGCTGGGAATGCAGAAACGTTTCCTTTATTTCAGTCCCATCGAAGAGCTTGCCATCAATGTTGATTTT
- the LOC112562595 gene encoding ATP-dependent 6-phosphofructokinase-like isoform X6, protein MAEVASPARRYSRKDSVLATPGKEGQLVDFGAWAGNSIAVFTSGGDSQGMNAAVRAVVRMGFYLGCKVYLVKEGYQGMVDGTENIVEATWSSVSGILQLGGTVIGSARCKEFRERQGRLKAAENLLKFNITNLVVIGGDGSLTGADLFRQEWSSLLQELVQNGTVTQEQAIQCQHLNIVGMVGSIDNDFCGTDMTIGTDSALHRIIECVDAISTTASSHQRAFVLEVMGRHCGYLALVAALASEADWVFIPEWPPEGDWRTTLCNKLATERNLGQRLNIVLVAEGAMDREGNAISADDVKNVLVERLHYDTRVTVLGHVQRGGSPSAFDRVLGSRMGAEAVLALMDAGPDTPACVVSLEGNQTVRVPLMECVARTKAVQAAMDERNFEEAVRLRGKSFQNNLNTYRLLSKLRPPSSLCTQQGSATSTSLGPEMNITVTVQISKGDAVSEKLTHRNLAVMNVGAPACGMNAAVRSFVRLGLTQGFRILAIEESFDGLVAGRVKPFTWQQVQGWAACGGSLLGTKKQLAHEVGLGNIAEKLREFKIDGLLIVGGFEAFHSAYELGQNRAQYPAFCIPICVIPCTISNNVPGTDFSLGADTALNEISDICDRIKQSATGTKRRVFVVETMGGFCGYLATLSALAAGADAAYIYEEKTTISDLRDDVYHLKDKILNAGVQRGLVLRANTPQERVRYENENANPNYTTSFIHQLFAEEGKGVFSVRMNVLGHMQQGGVPSPFDRNYGTKMSAKCVDWFKEHINKNTTQSGRVEARRPDSVVLLGMQKRFLYFSPIEELAINVDFNKRLPLEQWWLKLRPLLRILAKHKKSCTR, encoded by the exons ATGGCTGAGGTCGCATCCCCGGCTAGAAGGTACAGCAGAAAAGACAGTGTCTTGGCAACTCCCGGAAAAGAAGGTCAGCTGGTTGATTTTGGAGCATGGGCTGGCAATTCTATAGCAGTCTTCACAAGCGGAGGAGACTCTCAAG GCATGAATGCAGCTGTAAGGGCAGTAGTACGGATGGGGTTTTATCTGGGCTGCAAAGTATATCTCGTGAAGGAG GGCTACCAAGGCATGGTTGATGGGactgaaaatattgttgaaGCCACCTGGTCAAGTGTTTCTGGAATTTTGCAGCTA GGAGGGACAGTTATAGGCAGTGCACGTTGTAAAGAATTCCGAGAACGTCAAGGTCGACTAAAAGCAGCAGAAAATTTACTGAAGTTCAATATCACAAACTTGGTGGTGATTGGTGGAGATGGCAGCCTCACTGGTGCAGACTTGTTTCGCCAGGAGTGGTCCAGTCTTCTGCAGGAGCTTGTCCAGAATG GTACTGTGACTCAGGAGCAGGCCATTCAGTGTCAGCATCTTAACATTGTTGGCATGGTGGGTTCAATTGACAATGACTTCTGTGGCACTGATATGACCATTGGAACCGACAGTGCTTTGCATCGTATTATTGAATGTGTGGATGCCATATCTACCACGGCATCTAG TCACCAAAGAGCATTTGTTCTTGAAGTGATGGGAAGGCATTGTGGTTACTTGGCACTGGTTGCTGCCCTTGCCAGTGAGGCAGACTGGGTTTTCATTCCAGAATGGCCACCGGAAGGCGACTGGCGCACCACCCTTTGCAACAAGCTGGCTACT GAGCGTAATCTTGGTCAGAGACTGAACATTGTTCTGGTGGCAGAGGGTGCAATGGATCGAGAAGGCAATGCTATTTCAGCTGATGATGTGAAAAAT GTGCTGGTTGAGAGGCTGCATTATGACACACGTGTCACTGTCCTGGGTCATGTACAGAGAGGTGGCAGTCCATCCGCCTTTGACAGAGTTTTG GGGTCGAGGATGGGTGCTGAAGCAGTGTTAGCACTGATGGATGCAGGACCCGACACACCAGCTTGTGTAGTCTCACTGGAGGGTAACCAGACTGTGCGTGTTCCCCTGATGGAGTGTGTTGCCAGG ACCAAAGCTGTCCAAGCAGCTATGGATGAGCGTAATTTTGAGGAGGCAGTGCGTCTGAGAGGAAA GAGTTTCCAGAACAATTTGAATACATACCGTCTATTGAGCAAGTTGCGCCCTCCCTCCAGTCTTTGCACCCAGCAG GGGTCTGCTACATCAACTTCTTTAGGTCCAGAGATGAATATAACAGTCACTGTGCAGATTTCAAAGGGTGATGCAGTTAGTGAAAAGTtg ACCCACCGAAACCTGGCTGTGATGAATGTGGGGGCACCAGCCTGTGGAATGAATGCTGCAGTACGATCCTTTGTTCGTCTCGGTCTGACACAGGGCTTCCGCATCCTGGCCATTGAGGAaagctttgatggactggttgCTGGACGT gTAAAACCATTTACTTGGCAGCAGGTCCAAGGTTGGGCTGCCTGTGGTGGATCACTCTTGGGCACAAAAAA GCAGCTTGCTCATGAGGTTGGTCTCGGTAATATTGCCGAGAAGCTTCGCGAGTTTAAGATTGATGGTCTACTGATTGTCGGTGGCTTTGAG GCTTTCCACAGTGCTTATGAGCTTGGCCAGAACCGTGCACAGTATCCTGCCTTCTGCATTCCTATATGTGTGATACCATGCACCATCAGCAACAATGTCCCAGGAACCGACTTCTCTCTTGGTGCTGATACAGCTTTAAATGAAATTAGTGAT ATATGTGACCGAATCAAGCAGTCAGCAACAGGCACCAAGCGTCGTGTGTTTGTTGTGGAAACCATGGGTGGATTCTGTGGTTACCTGGCTACTCTCAGTGCCTTGGCAGCTGGTGCTGATGCTGCATACATTTATGAGGAGAAGACAACCATCTCAGACTTGAGG gATGACGTATACCATCTGAAAGATAAGATCCTGAATGCTGGTGTACAACGTGGTCTAGTGCTGAG GGCAAACACACCTCAAGAGAGGGTTCGTTATGA GAATGAAAACGCCAATCCCAACTACACTACCAGCTTCATCCACCAACTTTTTGCCGAGGAGGGAAAGGGAGTGTTTTCTGTGCGAATGAATGTTCTTGGGCACATGCAGCAGGGAGGAGTACCATCCCCTTTTGACCGCAACTATGGCACGAAAATGTCAGCTAAGTGTGTGGACTGGTTCAAGGaacatatcaacaaaaataCTACACAGTCTG GTCGTGTGGAAGCCAGGCGTCCGGACTCCGTTGTTCTGCTGGGAATGCAGAAACGTTTCCTTTATTTCAGTCCCATCGAAGAGCTTGCCATCAATGTTGATTTT